The Molothrus aeneus isolate 106 chromosome 9, BPBGC_Maene_1.0, whole genome shotgun sequence region TCCATTTTACACAGTGCTGTTTCTCACAAGACAGGATGAGAGGAGTGAGGCCATCTTCTCAGCCTAAAGCATTTCCAGCAATGCACGTAGGACCCTTTTTTCTCCTATTCCTCCTCTTTCATACACCAAACCTAACTTCATTCTATCAGCCAACACAAACAGACAATGCTACCACCAAGACCTGGCTCAGTCAAGACAATTCACCTACCTTTAGGAGGTGCTGACTGGATGTTAACAACAGGCTGATTCTTTGGCAGTGGCACAAGCGTGGGAAGAGTCTGAATAATGATGGTTTTAGCTGGGATGCCAATGTTAGCCTGAGCTTCAGGCACAGCAGGCAAAAGGGGTTTGGGTTGTATCAAAGGCCTGGACACTGTCTGACCACACTTCTTCAGGCTCCTTGCAGAATTATTtgctagaaaaggaaaaagagtcaGAACTGGACCAAGAGgcataaaatacatatttcaagCTATAATGAAGTAGCTTttaatgtggggttttttatccaTCTATAATATTTGTTGAAAATAAACACACCTGATCAAATACCTAAGTCATAAATGATAGGACTCTAGTGTCTGTTAGTTAATTGTATTAATTTGCATGCAAGACAACACACATATTATCAATAGCATGAAAGTAACTCTTTCTCTCATACCAGATCGAGAAGAGATGCTCACAGCAGGCTTCTTCCCTCCATCTCCTTCAGGGGATGCAGGGCTTCCGCAGCTCTTGCTGTAGAGAGAGATGGGAGACATCTGGGAGCTACAGCTGAAGTCCACATCATCCTGCAGACAGAAAGCATGGGAGGTTAACACTTCAGAAACTCAGAGCAGTATCTACCAGCACTTCAGAGTATATCTGCTTCTCATCATATCTgtgttgctgctgcagccaaCAGGACAAAAGTTTGACTCTGCAATTTGATTCTGGCTAATGCCAAGtaccactaaaaaaaaaccaacaagtaCTTCTCCCCATCAGCAGAGTAATGGGAGGCAGAGGCCAACCCTGCTAGACCCAGAAGCCTTTAGAAGGCATTTTGTTTGGCAACAAGGCTACTGAACATAGATGAGGAAAGAGAGCCGAACATGTTATTATTTGAATGGGTCACAGACAAGAGATAAGAAAACACCACTGACAGGTTTTTGCAAGGGTTGGGAAAATAAGCTGTTTCCTCTTATGCCATGAATTTGGTCAGAGGAGTTAATCCCAGGGCTTTTGGTTTGTCAGAGCTGTTGCTGTCTGTGTTACATGGGGGGTTTTGCATACAGGCACATTCTGCACTGGAGAGTCCACAGCTGGTGGTGAAGGGACCGAACAGCTGGAAGTGGCTGGTGATAAAGGTTCTGTCTTCACGTTTGCATCTGCAAGAGGCAGGTAAAGGCATTTCACTGCACAAGTCTGTAGCAATGGGAAAAGTAAAGAACACACTGTTCTACACCAGATATTTAATTCCCAAAGCAAGGCACAGCAGAAAATGTAAGGAGATTAAAGGTATTAAACAACTTGGCTCGTAGGACAGCCCTTGCCAGCTGTACCCACCTCCTACAGAAACACAGCCTATCTCCCATCACAGAGCAAAGGCTGCAGGGCATCAAACAGTTCCACATGAGTTTTAAGAGCTCACCcttgtggggcaggaggggaagagCAACATCTGCAAAATATAGGAGGTTAATTACCTGCATAAGCATGGCCTGTAATATTCCAAAGGTCCGAGTCCCAAGACATCAAATCCAAATCAAAATGAAAGTTATAAAGATCATTTTCCTGAAATGACAGTTCAGAAAAAGAGAcaagacaaaaagaaagatgCATTGACACCATCAGCCATTATGTTCACATTCCTACAgctccagaaaacaaaacaaacagcataaCTATCAATCACTTCAGGTGCCTTAAGGTATGCAGAGAATAAAGTCCTTAAAGGAGAAATTCTCAActgaaacacacaaaacaaGGCTTCTTTTAAACTTACACCAGTAGGAAGGGGCAGGTCAGTTTAAGATCACTAATTAATCACTAATTATCGTACTCTTCTTTGTAATTTGTATAGCAAAAGTTCTAAGTTCATTGAACCATCTCACAAACAACACAAGTCTTAGGAACCTGGTGCCATCCTCTCCTTCATCTGTcttgaaaaatttatttcataatGCTTTTCCATCATTACATCTCAAAGCACTTTACAAACCAAAGCAGCACCAGAGGCAGTTTACCAGCAGGAAAACACACACAAGACTGATCTGCCCAAGACCTGATTAATGGTATGTGTTAGGTCTCCCTATAATTGAATACACCAATGTCAACATCTAAAGACAAGGACACCAGTTTCCTTTTCCaacaaaaatcagaacaaaCAGGCTAAAATCACTCCATACATATTATTTATCATATGCCCTTTAAAACAACAATTGgaatttttctccatttattaTGCTTGTACATTTGTAAGTCTCAGTTTCCTATGCAAATGTGGCCCTTTATAAGCACTTGCATGAAAAATACAGACATGACCTACCCAGCTTATACAAATATACAACAAAGATTTTCCTGAAAACCATGCTGCAATTATACCTTCCCTTGTACTCTCAACTTGCTCTGTGAAGGGAGGCTCAAAAAGCCTGCAAACTGCATAGATAATGGTATTTGCAAGTTAGAATGAAAAGAAAGCTCATCAGAGCACATTAAAAGGAAGAATGCCCAAAAAACCGCAATGTGAGCTGGGCATTAAGAGCCCTCACCCAGGCAAGTAATGCTGACCTGCTGATGGGGAATACCTTTCCCTGTGCAATCAGTCTGTTCCCACATTTTCTCCAGTGACTGGTTCTACACGTGTAGGAATGCTCTTAGAATCTGGGGTTTACACGAGATGATAACCCAGGCTTGTGCTGGAGGTGGACTGGGACACAGTGAGCAGAGACATGGAGACATGGCAGGGGAAGAACACGGAGAGGAGAATCCAGCAGGTGAATGCCCCGGGAGAGAAAAAGCAGTATGGACAAGTGGGCAGTGAAAACGACAGGGATTAATGCAGAAGGTTGCAagcaaaggggtttttttgagaaaatccTATATTTAAGATAAAAACAAGAAGTAGTCTAATAGGCAAAGGGATAAAGAATAACCCGGGTGGGTGTAGGTGTAACATACCCACCGTTCTCCCAGGTAGCCCCGAGCCagcgcccccccccccccccagcactgcccggCAGGGTTCACCTTCACCGGGGCAGTGACACCGCCACTCCTCCTCGCCGGCACCTCGCACCCTTACCCTAACCCCCTGCCTGGCAccctccgctccgctccgcagcCGTGCCCGCAGCGCTTCAGCCATCGCTATCTCCAGCGCTGACGCGGGGCGCAGGCCGGGCGGCCACGctcccctgccaggctgctccgaGGCCCTCCGAGCCGGGTACCGGGGCTCTCACCGCCGGCAGAGCGCGGACTCGGCCCCCGCCATCCCCGGTACTCACGTCGGGCTCGTCCTTCGGGGCCGCGGCGCCCAGCAGCTCGCTCAGCTCCtcgcccagcacagcctctgcgGAGAGAAAAGGGCTcagcgccggcccggccccgccggggaGCTccgcgccggcccggcccggcgccggCCCCGCGAAGCCACGCTCACCCCAATCCAGGCCGCCCCCCGGGGCGGGCAGCAGCCCCGCCGGCTCCCACTCGGCCTCGGCCGCCGCCATCGCTTCCCGTTCCTCCCGAAACACACGTCTGCTtccggcagggccgggccgggcccgcccgCCACGGCGGCCGCCGGCGGACACTCGGCGGGCTGGCGGAGGCAGCACGGGGTCGCACGGGGCCGCTCTGCGTGCTCCGAGCTCCGCAGAGAATCACAGCCTCAGCTcggttgggaaagacctctgagatcagcGAAACCAGTCCATGACCCGACACCCCCTTGTCacccagaccatggcactgggGGCCCCGTCCAGTCCTTAAACACTTCCGGGGgcggtgactccaccacctcccagggcagcccattccagcgTCCAGCCACCCTTTCTGTGTAGAAATTCCTATgaatgtccaacctgaacctcccctggcgcAGCTTAAGGCTGTGTCTTCTTGTCCTCTCAAAAATAAcgtgggagaagaggccaaaccccacctggttacaatctcctttcaggcagtgATAAGCttacccctgagcctccttttctccaggccaaacaaccccagctccttcagccactcctcatcagacttgtgctccaaaCCCTTCATCAGCCTCATaaccttctctggacatgctccagcacttcaacatccttcctaaactgaggggccctgaaccaggcacagcaccccagaagtggcctcaccagtgccaagtccAGGGGAAGAATCACTTCCCTAGCTGTGTTGGCCACATTATTTAATGACAACTTCTCCCCATGCCAGGCACACAGGAGGCATTAGTTAGACAAAGGTATTTATTCAGACCCCACTGACACAAGCTCATTGGTAGAAGCGTGAGTGGAGCAGTTATTGGGGAATGTCCAAATTCCTGGTGAGAGAATGTCCAAGGTCTGGGTGGCAGGCTGCCCTCAGCACATGGCTCTTGGCCCCTGGTGGGTCTCCAGCTGCCTGCACTGGAGGCAGCTCCCCTTCTCAGGAAAATGCGGCACACACAGCATGGTGGCAGCgtccaggggcagctctggtcCAGGCTACAACCACATACAACCACAGGCATGGAGtccctctgtgctcccacagcagctcctgctggtcctgcagccctgggggacacagTAGGTTTCAGTCTCAGGCGGGCTGGAAGCACAGGAGACATGAAGCTGGTGTTACCCACTCCAGTCCCAAGGGGTGTCCCCACCCAATAGCACCCCAGCCAGGAAGATGGCCACCCAGGTGAGTTTTGAACAGGGTGCTAAAAGGGTCTTGCCTGGCCCCACCTCACAGATTGGCATCATACGCTGAGTTGGTGAAGGTGCCCGGCGCTCCCAGGTCACTGGAAGGCAAACACAAGGATGTCACCTTGGGGAATGCAGGAGTGTGTGAAGGCCAGGAGTTAGCACAGCCCTGTCAGTCCCAGAGATGCTCCCGTAAAAAAACAGCCTCACACAGGCAGATCTGGTTGTCAGGAGGGTGAACATAGGGCTGTGACAGTCACAGGGCAGAGCCACCCTCCTGCAGAGCATAGCTCTCACCTGGTGGGTTTCAGGagcttcctcttctcctctgaTAACAGTGTTGAAATGTCCATGGGCATAAAGCACATAGAAAAGAAATAACCAGATCTGTTTAGTGAAGGTCAcaagaagctgcagcagcagcatctgaaaTTGAGCAGAGTTGAACAGGCATGAGGTGGGGCTGCCTTAACAAGCATTTGCTGCCTTCTTCAGACTGATGATGTTTATCTGGCTCTGCCCTCCAAACCTGGCTGCTGACATTTTTAGCTGGACCAACTGCCAAGGACCCAAGCAACTCAGCAAATAAAACACGTGAATGGAGGCAGTCACACTGTTAAACACTTCTGATCACCCCAGCCTCCCCTGGGACTGTCACCAccttgcctgagagcccctggCCAAAGCTAGGGTGGGCTGCAGGAAGCGTTTCTGTACCTCTGTCACTGAGCCTCTTGGCAAGGAGGGCAATGAGTCCCCCAGAGAGCACAAGACCAGCTactgccagggctgagccacTGCTGTAAGCCAGGACTTGCTTTAGGAAGGCACCATCCTCTGAAACAAAGCCACAGAGCCACGTGTTAGAAAGTTGTCGGCACTTCGCAGCCCCTGGGGAGTCTCTCTCCACCACAATCAAGATGTCCTTGGAGGAAAGCTGGAACCTCCACATGCTAGAGGAGCTGGGGTACCTGCACAGACAGGGGGATCCCTGGTCCAGTTCCCCGTGGCCTCACAGTGGAGCATCTCTGCTCCCATCCGAACAAACCCCTCCTCACAGGAAAAGATGCACGTGGAGTTGTAGGTGAAGTTCCCATGCACATGAGAGCAGGTCAGCTGGCCTCTGCTGGGGGGGGACAGCACTGGGCAGCTGATGGCTGCAGATAAAGCATAGCAGGAGCATCAGGAGGACAGGACTGATGGCAATGAGATGGGGTTATGTGGACTGGCAAGCCAGGGGATAAACTGACATAGGCCAGGGTGCTGGGGAGAGTACTCTGCTACAACAGATATATGTGAGATCACAGGATTTACCTTTGCAATGTGTGGGGTCCCCAGTCCaggtccccagggctgtgcactcACGGCTCTCCGGCCCCTTCAGCACAAACCCCTTCTGGCAGGAGAAGGTACACGTGGAGCCAAAGGTGAAGTCCCCATGGATATGGAAGCAGGCAGCCTGGCCCATCTTGGGGGTGGTCAGTGCTGAGCATTTGATGGCTGCAAGGGTAAAGAGGCACAGCTCAGAAAGGAGCCTGGGAGACTACACTGCTGGGACcaaggggctggggacacatcATAGTGTCACCCCACGGCCAGTGAcaccctgagctgtggcagcagctctacCTTCACAGAGTGGGGCATCTCCTGTCCAGGTCCCCGTGGCTGTGCACTTGCGACTGTCTGACCCCATCAGCACAAACCCTGTCTGGCAGGAGAAGGCACACGTGGAGCCAAAGGTGAAGTCCCCATGGAGGTGGGAGCAGTTCAACTCTCCCTTTTCTGGAGCTCTGAGCACCGGGCAGGTGACAGCTGCAAGGACAGAGAAACATTTTCAAGCTGAAATGTGGGTACTACAAGGCTAGACTGTTGAAAGAACAGGACCAAGAGGGTCCTCTAGATCCCTTGCTCAACACAAGGCCTGTGACACCTTGAGCAGCAGCAATACCTTCACAGTGTGGTGTGTTCCCAGTCCAGGTCCCCAAGGCTGTGCACTCTCGGCTCTGCACCCCCACCAAGGCAAATCCTGTCTGGCAGGAGAAGGCACACATGGATCCATAGGAGAAGTTGCCATGGAGGTGGGAGCAGTGCATCTCTCCCTGGTCTGGagcactgagcactgggcaggCAAAGGCTGCAGAGTGAAGAGGTACACATCAAGCAGCAGCTTGGGAACTGGGAGACTAAAATTCTGGGACCAAGGGGCTGGGGAACACCACAGTGTCACCCCAAGGCTAGTGACAGCTGGCACTCCAGCCGCAGCTCTACCTTCACATCTTGTTGCATCCCCTGTCCAGATCCCCATGGCTGTGCACTCACGGCTCTCCGGCCCCTTCAGCACAAACCCCTTCTGGCAGGAGAAGGCACATGAGGAGCCAAAGGTGAAGTTCCCATGGAGGTGGGAGCAGTTCAGCTCTCCATTTTCTGGAGCTCTGA contains the following coding sequences:
- the LOC136560309 gene encoding P-selectin-like → MVLWMEVGAWTYHYSDQGDYTWEQARNFCQTFFTDLVAIQNQQEIEYLNKSLPFHGRYYWIGLRKLGGIWTWVGTGKALSKEAENWALGEPNNRRSNQDCVEIYIQRPQQAGKWNDEPCNRKKKALCYQASCQPFLCSQRGECVETIGSYRCECYPGFHGPECTDVVQCAKLEPKGVPMNCSHPYGDFSYNSTCEFGCHEGFERRGVGMLRCLPSQEWSANIPTCTAITCPVLRAPENGELNCSHLHGNFTFGSSCAFSCQKGFVLKGPESRECTAMGIWTGDATRCEAFACPVLSAPDQGEMHCSHLHGNFSYGSMCAFSCQTGFALVGVQSRECTALGTWTGNTPHCEAVTCPVLRAPEKGELNCSHLHGDFTFGSTCAFSCQTGFVLMGSDSRKCTATGTWTGDAPLCEAIKCSALTTPKMGQAACFHIHGDFTFGSTCTFSCQKGFVLKGPESRECTALGTWTGDPTHCKAISCPVLSPPSRGQLTCSHVHGNFTYNSTCIFSCEEGFVRMGAEMLHCEATGNWTRDPPVCAEDGAFLKQVLAYSSGSALAVAGLVLSGGLIALLAKRLSDREEKRKLLKPTSDLGAPGTFTNSAYDANL